Proteins found in one Acidobacteriota bacterium genomic segment:
- a CDS encoding GMC family oxidoreductase, with amino-acid sequence MLIDARTVADGAIVNADICIIGGGMAGITIARELMDTSKTVVVLESGQVKETPAAQELTDGTSIGEKYFELSTTRFRV; translated from the coding sequence GTGTTGATCGACGCACGAACCGTGGCCGACGGGGCAATCGTAAACGCCGACATCTGCATCATCGGAGGAGGGATGGCTGGTATCACTATCGCCCGAGAACTCATGGACACCAGCAAGACCGTTGTGGTGTTGGAAAGTGGGCAGGTAAAAGAAACGCCTGCGGCCCAGGAGCTTACGGACGGCACTTCGATAGGCGAAAAATACTTCGAGCTGAGCACCACCCGGTTCCGAGT